From Micromonospora echinospora, one genomic window encodes:
- a CDS encoding DUF742 domain-containing protein, protein MSGDVVDRDEPTGALVRPYAVTRGRTRPRLDIALEALVETTVRGRTAANGNGGQGREHQYIAALCDGRLQSLAEIAARMQLPLGVARVLIADMATDGLVAVHEPTILDDSDDAVGTELLERVLSGLRRL, encoded by the coding sequence GTGAGCGGCGACGTGGTCGATCGTGATGAGCCCACCGGGGCTCTGGTCCGTCCATACGCCGTCACCCGCGGTCGTACCCGTCCCCGTCTCGACATCGCGCTGGAGGCGCTCGTCGAGACGACGGTGCGCGGTCGGACCGCTGCCAACGGCAACGGTGGTCAGGGCCGGGAGCACCAGTACATCGCCGCGCTGTGTGACGGACGGTTGCAGTCGCTCGCCGAGATCGCGGCGCGGATGCAGCTGCCACTCGGGGTGGCCCGGGTGCTCATTGCCGACATGGCTACGGACGGCCTGGTCGCGGTGCACGAGCCGACCATCCTGGACGACTCCGATGACGCGGTGGGCACTGAACTGCTGGAGAGGGTGCTGAGTGGACTTCGCAGGCTCTGA
- a CDS encoding GTP-binding protein produces MSHRPPTPSSGRVTSAKIVIAGGFGVGKTTLVGSVSEITPLTTEAIMTSAGVGVDDTRQVPGKTTTTVAMDFGRISIDRDLILYLFGTPGQTRFWFMWDELVRGAIGAVVLVDTRRLADCFAAIDFFEHRRLPYLIAINCFDGMQYHDPQDVRDALAISPEVPVVACDARQRESTKHVLISLVEYVLTMRRSRAVAPA; encoded by the coding sequence ATGTCGCACCGGCCGCCGACTCCGTCGAGCGGGCGCGTGACATCGGCGAAGATCGTTATCGCCGGTGGCTTCGGCGTTGGCAAGACGACGCTGGTCGGCTCGGTTTCGGAGATCACGCCACTGACCACCGAGGCGATCATGACCTCGGCCGGTGTGGGCGTCGACGACACCCGGCAGGTGCCGGGCAAGACGACGACCACGGTGGCGATGGACTTCGGTCGTATCTCGATCGACCGTGACCTGATCCTGTACCTCTTCGGTACACCCGGTCAGACGCGGTTCTGGTTCATGTGGGACGAGCTGGTCCGGGGCGCCATCGGCGCCGTGGTCCTGGTCGACACCCGCCGGTTGGCCGACTGCTTCGCGGCCATCGACTTCTTCGAGCACCGGCGGCTGCCGTACCTGATCGCCATCAACTGCTTCGACGGGATGCAGTACCACGACCCGCAGGACGTCCGGGACGCGCTGGCGATCTCTCCGGAGGTGCCGGTGGTGGCCTGTGACGCCCGGCAGCGGGAGTCGACCAAGCACGTGCTGATCTCGCTGGTCGAGTACGTGCTCACGATGCGCCGTTCGCGCGCGGTCGCGCCGGCCTGA